The Gemmatimonadota bacterium DNA segment ACCGCCATCGCGCCAAGGGCATACGCTGATTCGGTCAACAGATACATGTGCCACAGCACGGCGGTCTGCTGCATGCGGGATCCGGTGAGTGAAACGACCTGGCCGGACCACAGGAGCCGGAAATCACGATACTGGAGTGCGGGAAACCGGTCTCGTACTGCTTGGAGGGTCAGTGGCATGACGCAACTGAAGATACCATGCGACCGGTGGCTGTCAAGGCGGACAGGTTCTGCCAGGGCATGCGTCCCGCCAGGGTACGCGACCCGCCGGGGTACGCGATCCGCCGGGGTACGCGAACCGGGAACCGCCGACGGGACATTGGTCTTGACACCGCCTCGACGTACCGGATATCATGGCTTCCGGGCGCCGGCCTCCGGGCACGCGGCTTCCGGGCACGCGGCTTCCGGGCACGCGGCCTCCGGGCACGCGGCTTCCGGGCACCGGCTCGCACTCACTCAAACGGAGCGAATGAAATGCTGTTCATCAACGAAGACCAGGTTGGCCGCTTACTGTCCATGGACGACGCGCTGCTCGCGGTGGAACAGGCCTTCTGCGGGCTTGGAGCGGGGAAGGCGGTGAACATCCCCCGTTCCCGGGTTCGGATGCCGGGCCATACGCTCCACGTCATGTCCGGGGGGATAACGGCGCTGAATCTCACCGGGTTGAAAGCCTATACGACCACGGGGCACGGCGCGAAGTTCGTCGTGTTGCTCTTCCAGGCGGACACGGGTGAACCATTGGCCGCGATCGAGGCCGACCGTCTCGGGCAGATGCGAACGGGTGCGGCGAGCGGCGTGGCGACGAAGTACATGGCCCGGGAAGACGCGTCCAGTGTGGGCGTCATCGGTACGGGGTGGCAGGCCCGAAGCCAGCTCGCGGCGGTCTGCGGCGTACGCGAGGTGACTTCCGTAAAGGCATTCGGGCGGGACCAGGCGCGACGGGAGACCTATTGCCGCGAGATGAGCGACGCCCTCGGGTTGCGGGTCGAGCCGGTCGATTCGGCTCGTGCCTGCGTGGAGGACGCGGATGTAGTGATCACGATCACCGGTTCGG contains these protein-coding regions:
- a CDS encoding ornithine cyclodeaminase family protein, producing MLFINEDQVGRLLSMDDALLAVEQAFCGLGAGKAVNIPRSRVRMPGHTLHVMSGGITALNLTGLKAYTTTGHGAKFVVLLFQADTGEPLAAIEADRLGQMRTGAASGVATKYMAREDASSVGVIGTGWQARSQLAAVCGVREVTSVKAFGRDQARRETYCREMSDALGLRVEPVDSARACVEDADVVITITGSARPVLEGAWLAPGTHVNAAGSNALVRSEIDAETVRRARVVAVDSREQAKVECGDLLDPVEKGILHWDRVHELADVVAGRVPGRIEPTDITLFESQGLAVEDVAVAAVVYERAKAEGVGQRIG